Proteins encoded together in one Caldisericia bacterium window:
- a CDS encoding FprA family A-type flavoprotein, which translates to MSIRELRKDIYFVGSIDWDRRLFDELIPLPDGTSYNSYLINADDKIILIDSVDPTKKNELINNLKELNINKIDYIISQHGEQDHSGTIPDLLEIYKDAKVITNEKGKELLITHLHIKEDRFHLINDGEILKIGNKTFKFIFTPWVHWPETFVTYLIEDKILFTCDFFGSHKATSSIFVDNYAKAEDSAKRYYAEIMMPFKNIIAKNLEKIKDIDFQIIAPSHGYVYDKPEFIINLYKDWVSEIVKNKITILFVSMHGSTKNMVDYITKRFVEEGIETKRFNLTNSDLGEIAMSLVDSASVILATPTVLTGPHPLAHYAAYIMNILKPKTKFIGLIGSYGWGGQTVNIIKDILKNLKAEYLGDLLVKGNPTEEDYKKLNEFCNLFINKHKELNLL; encoded by the coding sequence ATGAGCATAAGAGAGTTAAGAAAAGATATTTATTTTGTTGGTTCAATAGATTGGGATAGAAGGTTATTTGATGAATTAATACCTCTACCTGATGGAACAAGTTATAATTCATATTTAATTAATGCAGATGATAAAATTATCTTAATTGATAGTGTTGATCCAACAAAGAAAAACGAATTGATTAATAATCTAAAAGAATTAAATATTAATAAAATAGATTATATTATTTCACAACATGGAGAACAAGATCATTCTGGGACTATTCCTGATTTGTTAGAAATATATAAAGATGCAAAAGTTATAACAAACGAAAAGGGTAAAGAACTTTTGATAACTCATCTTCATATTAAAGAGGATAGATTTCACTTAATAAATGATGGTGAAATTTTAAAAATTGGAAATAAAACTTTCAAATTTATTTTTACCCCTTGGGTTCATTGGCCTGAAACTTTTGTTACATATTTAATTGAAGATAAAATTTTATTTACCTGCGATTTCTTTGGTTCACATAAAGCAACAAGTTCTATTTTTGTTGATAATTATGCAAAAGCAGAGGATAGTGCAAAAAGATACTATGCAGAAATTATGATGCCCTTTAAAAATATTATTGCAAAAAATCTTGAAAAAATAAAGGATATTGACTTCCAAATTATTGCACCAAGCCATGGATATGTTTATGATAAACCAGAATTTATAATAAATCTTTACAAAGATTGGGTTTCTGAAATAGTTAAAAACAAAATAACAATTCTTTTTGTATCTATGCACGGTAGTACTAAAAACATGGTTGATTATATAACTAAAAGATTTGTTGAAGAAGGTATTGAAACAAAAAGATTTAATTTAACAAACTCAGATTTAGGAGAAATAGCGATGTCATTGGTAGATAGTGCATCTGTTATACTTGCAACTCCAACTGTTTTAACTGGTCCCCATCCACTTGCACATTATGCCGCATATATTATGAATATATTAAAGCCAAAAACAAAATTTATTGGGTTAATCGGTTCATACGGGTGGGGAGGACAAACTGTTAATATAATTAAAGATATTTTAAAAAATTTAAAAGCTGAATATCTTGGTGATTTATTAGTAAAAGGAAACCCAACAGAAGAAGATTATAAAAAATTAAATGAATTTTGTAATTTATTTATTAACAAACATAAGGAATTAAATCTTTTATGA